ACAAGATTGTATACAGTGTagtcataccaaacacacccataGACAATTTTGTGATATACTTCTAAAAGTATATCTAAAATGTTGTTGATATATGCAACAAGTGTATGTATACGTTCAATTTAATGGGGGTGATCTTGTGATATAAATATAGTTCATGTATACATACACTTATTGCATACATTAACAAcattttatacatacacaaaattACCTCCATTAAAGTAATTGGCTAAAAGAGACGGAAAGTTAAAAAGAGAGGAAGGAGTTTACCTAATTGGCTAAATTGTACCTATTTTTAGGCCTACAAATAAAGAGATAAAaagtatttatattatataaatcaCTACTATATAGAAAtgtctttatttgatttattaagtTATGCCTAGATTTTTAGATCTATAATTTGCTAATTTGATTTTAGTATGCGTATATGCACATTATTTGTAGATGTATGTCTATGTAAAATCCCCATCTTTAAATTGGATTTTTTCCCCCAGTAATTATTGGGTCAAAGAGTGTCAATGGCCCATAAGATTAAAAATCATTACGGGCTTAAATAACAAACATTCAGACCCACATTGACAGCTTGTATGCAATAAAGGCAAGCTCAATAATATGGTCttctgtatttatttatttttgggcaactttcacatatagcaaacaaaaaattcatatttgtatgctataggaaactttgcataattgcgctccatagaaaacataaaactgtataattcgctatacatatacaagtgtataattcgctggcctaacttgtataattcgctggcctatttcgccgcaattgtataattcgctatcctatttcactgcaattgtataatgcacaattgtatattcactgcctatttcactgcaatactaagtgtatagcaagaagatatatgtttttctctcgctttatacaaaaacagaaacacaatatatacacttctgttgtataaagctagagaaaattgtatttcactgcaattgtataattcgcaattgtataattcgttgacctttttcgttgcaatatttgaagtaaaatgtttgtaaattgtataattaagtgtataacacgaagatatatatttttgcacgtgtatatacaattttctctcgctttatacaaaacagaaacagaattatacacttctgtgtataaagcgagagaggcgagcaagaatggagagtggcgagcgagatttcttggagagagacgctggcaaattttagctaacgtttgctatggagcacaattaaatcaaacactagctattccatttattttaggttattagtttgctattatatacaatttttccttatttgatttattaagtTATGCCTAGATTTCTAGATCTATAATTTGCTAATTTGATTTTGGTATGCGTATATGCATATTATTTGTAGATGTATGTCTATGTAAAATCCCCATCTTTAAATTGGATTTTCCCCCCAGCAATTTTTGGGTCAAAGAGTGTCCATGGCCCATAAGATTAAAAATCATTACGGCCTTAAATAACAAACATTCAGGCCCACATTGACAGCTTGTATGCAATAAAGGCAAGTTCAATAATATGgtcttttgtatttatttatttttttcgttcgatatttattataattacttcATAAATGACAAATATTGTATCAAAATATCTATATTATACGTACAATTTATATGCATTAATATAGTAGTAATAAATTTAGtgcaaaatttattatttagacATTGGTCTTTGACTACTTTACCTGGATGGAAGCATCAATTTTGAGTAGCTAATTAATGAAAGGAACTACTTTACTGATATTTCCTTTTGAATGTTTCCTCTATATTTAAGGTAATGTATGatataattgaaatatattttgtgaTTACAAGTAAATTAATATTGAACAAACTACgcttataaattttttgtccgcaaaatatcaaaatcaaacattgAACTGTAACAAATCAATTTAATATGAcaataatatacataatattttataaaaacgAAAAGCTGAAATTTCCGAATTGAAATTTTCAATAATGTACAGTGCCCATAGTTCCGTTGTGGGCATTACTTTTTCCCATATCCATAAAGCTTTCTCCAAAAGGGACCCAAGTAATAGGTACCAATGAGTGTACACATAAACAAACATGTTATGGTACATCATAATTTTACCTACTCCTGTCAAATTGCAACTCAGCAATTTgcagtaaaaatgaaaaagtgcTATACTAATATTACCATTGTTGAATTAGAAAGAGTCAATTGCATCATTTACATAGGGGAAATATTGAGTTTATGCAAGAAGCACTCTTCTAACTCTCCGAATTACTCTTCGACAAATCGGGCAATTCTTGTTTTCTTCCTCTGTAATCCTGCATATCAACAAAATCAATCATCGTATACTGACGATGCGTATAACTTAAATGGTGGATATTTAAATTACCTTTCGGCACATGAGAGACAAGTAGCGCAATGTCCACAAGGAATAAAGAAGCAATTTCGTTTATTATCATAGCAAACTATgcatatattttcatcatacAAATCCTCAGAGGAACTAGAACGACTGCAATTTCCCGATTCCAAATCATCTTCATCACATGTTCCGTATGTCAAAGAAGCACTTGCTTTCGATATCAATCTGTCCGTTTCTCTTCTTATGGTTTCATCATTTCTTGCAATTTCGCCATCACAAACTCCAAGTAATTTAATTAACAACGCCGCAACCATCAGCAACACCACTGATTCAAATCAGAATTGTTAATTTCTTAGAGTAACATCAATTTCACTCATGATTTTTGTGTATAGAAACTTACGGATAACAGAGGAGTAAACAATAACATTAAGAATGTACTCTAACGCAGCCTGTCGTTGATCTTGATCTTCCTGTAACATTTCAACAAATT
This window of the Solanum pennellii chromosome 2, SPENNV200 genome carries:
- the LOC107009104 gene encoding death-associated inhibitor of apoptosis 1, which codes for MSPSQVLRISPIQLNFSQYHTLVSLNQEDQDQRQAALEYILNVIVYSSVILVLLMVAALLIKLLGVCDGEIARNDETIRRETDRLISKASASLTYGTCDEDDLESGNCSRSSSSEDLYDENICIVCYDNKRNCFFIPCGHCATCLSCAERITEEENKNCPICRRVIRRVRRVLLA